In one window of Gemmatimonadota bacterium DNA:
- a CDS encoding serine/threonine protein kinase — MTTPIDALADLRAQLGERYAFERELGRGGMGVVYLARDRQLDRPVALKVLPAELAANAELRERFLRETRTAASFSHPNIVPVHAVEERAGLLAFAMGFVEGESLTGRVRRSGPLTVREVVRLLQDAAYALAYAHGRGVVHRDIKPDNILIERATGRALVTDFGIAREIAPVAARPGLTRVGEVVGTPEFMSPEQASGDTVDGRSDLYALGLTAYFALTGTPVFTGTSTQQLLVKQLTEPAPPIASLRPDIPAALAAAIDRLVRKEAAERFATAEALVEALETAQLAGPEVPLPVRLFAQDAGQASLILVGAIIIGWLLLQVLGQVYGGDLDVVLPVVMFAAVVWGRLAQTVQQARRLRQRGFDVADIQAGFRAILAEREAERAQLRTDNAVVARRRRQLVILVAMFAATFALQWWVKAAMRTEVRPGWFEVSRPGVFIIVSAYVMRGLAIIGILRSPLRAPIGERLFRLFWAGAPGRAILAAAGGRGPRPPGGVTLPPSSRPVPPPAARAAATAPAAGEDRLARLESRVSDLEQWREAGGGPGR, encoded by the coding sequence GTGACCACCCCCATCGACGCCCTCGCCGACCTCCGCGCCCAGCTGGGCGAGCGCTACGCGTTCGAGCGGGAGCTGGGCCGCGGCGGGATGGGGGTGGTGTACCTGGCCCGCGACCGCCAGCTCGACCGGCCCGTGGCGCTCAAGGTGCTCCCCGCGGAGCTCGCCGCGAATGCCGAGTTGCGCGAGCGGTTCCTGCGCGAGACCCGCACCGCCGCGTCGTTCTCCCATCCCAACATCGTCCCGGTGCATGCCGTCGAGGAACGGGCGGGGCTGCTGGCCTTCGCCATGGGCTTCGTCGAGGGAGAATCGCTCACGGGGCGGGTGCGCCGGAGCGGGCCGCTTACCGTGCGGGAGGTCGTGCGCCTGCTCCAGGACGCCGCCTACGCGCTGGCCTACGCCCACGGCCGCGGGGTGGTGCACCGCGACATCAAGCCCGACAACATCCTGATCGAGCGGGCCACCGGGCGCGCGCTGGTCACCGACTTCGGCATCGCGCGGGAGATCGCGCCGGTGGCCGCCCGGCCGGGCCTCACCCGGGTGGGTGAGGTGGTCGGGACCCCGGAGTTCATGAGTCCCGAGCAGGCGTCCGGGGACACCGTGGACGGCCGGAGCGACCTCTATGCCCTGGGGCTCACCGCCTACTTCGCCCTGACCGGCACGCCGGTGTTCACCGGCACCTCCACCCAGCAGCTGCTGGTCAAGCAGCTCACCGAGCCGGCGCCCCCGATCGCGTCGCTCCGGCCCGACATCCCCGCCGCGCTCGCCGCGGCCATCGACCGGCTGGTGCGCAAGGAGGCGGCGGAGCGCTTTGCCACCGCCGAGGCGCTGGTCGAGGCGCTGGAGACGGCGCAGCTGGCCGGGCCGGAGGTGCCCCTCCCGGTGCGGCTGTTCGCCCAGGACGCTGGGCAGGCCTCGCTGATCCTGGTGGGGGCCATCATCATCGGCTGGCTGCTGCTCCAGGTGCTCGGGCAGGTCTACGGCGGCGATCTCGACGTAGTGCTGCCGGTAGTGATGTTCGCGGCGGTGGTGTGGGGCCGGCTGGCCCAGACGGTCCAGCAGGCCCGGCGCCTGCGGCAGCGCGGCTTCGACGTCGCGGACATCCAGGCGGGATTCCGCGCCATCCTGGCCGAACGCGAGGCGGAGCGGGCCCAGCTGCGCACGGACAACGCCGTGGTGGCCCGCCGGCGCCGGCAGCTCGTCATCCTGGTGGCCATGTTCGCCGCGACCTTCGCGCTGCAGTGGTGGGTCAAGGCGGCGATGCGCACCGAGGTGCGGCCGGGGTGGTTCGAGGTGTCGCGCCCGGGTGTGTTCATCATCGTATCTGCCTACGTGATGCGGGGGCTGGCGATCATCGGGATCCTGCGCAGCCCGCTCCGGGCGCCGATCGGCGAGCGGCTCTTCCGGCTGTTCTGGGCCGGGGCGCCCGGCCGCGCCATCCTCGCGGCGGCGGGAGGCCGGGGACCGCGGCCGCCGGGCGGCGTGACCCTCCCCCCCTCCAGCCGCCCGGTGCCGCCGCCGGCGGCTCGTGCGGCTGCGACCGCGCCCGCCGCTGGCGAGGACCGGCTGGCCCGGCTGGAGTCCCGGGTCTCCGACCTTGAACAGTGGCGGGAGGCCGGCGGCGGCCCGGGCCGCTAG
- the uvrA gene encoding excinuclease ABC subunit UvrA produces MAQEYLVVRGAREHNLKNVSVRIPRDRLTVITGLSGSGKSSLAFDTIYAEGQRRYVESLSAYARQFLGLMEKPDVDAIEGLSPAIAIEQKTAGHNPRSTVGTVTEIYDYLRLLWARVGVPHCPNDGSPIERSSATQITDTILGWPEETRIEVLAPLVRGRKGEFRDLFEDVQKRGFVRVRVDGETYDVNDVPTLNRRQNHDVAVVVDRLVVRPADRGRLADSIETALKVADGMVEVMRHAARGGRPVPVTFSERFACPTCGLSLPELEPRQFSFNSPFGACGECHGVGVRREVNAELILGDGSISILEGVVLPWGEPTGYLRKVVLPTLAKTFKFDLAAPWRDHSAAAKHALLHGAPGKKLKYQVEGARARDDYESEWEGIVANVSRRYRESSSDAVRTQLDQFMVEEPCRACGGKRLKPESLAVHLAGRGIGEIVDLPVSEAYEFFAGLPIRRDGGAGLDPEIAGPILKEVCDRLRFLRDVGLDYLTLGRSAGSLSGGEAQRIRLATQIGSRLTGVLYVLDEPSIGLHQRDNERLLATLRDLRDLGNTVLVVEHDEDTIRAADHVVDLGPRAGRFGGEVVVEGTVDDVLAHRDSLTGRYLRNELRIPIPPRRRAGDPGRRLRLTGARANNLRNLDVDIPLGRFVAVTGVSGSGKSTLVTDILYAALARHFYRAKVIPGAHTALEGLDFLDKVIDIDQSPIGRTPRSNPATYTGLFTPIRELFTQLPEAKLRGYGPGRFSFNVKGGRCEACEGDGLVKIEMHFLPDVYVPCEVCKGKRYNRETLEVRYRGRSIAEVLDLTVGDGLEFFEAQRRIAEKLELLNDVGLGYIHLGQAATTLSGGEAQRVKLATELAKRDTGRTLYILDEPTTGLHFEDVRLLLEVLHRLVDKGNSVLVIEHNLDVIKTADWIIDLGPEGGQRGGAIVAAGTPEEVARAPESHTGAFLRRTLGIGV; encoded by the coding sequence ATGGCCCAGGAATACCTCGTCGTCCGCGGCGCCCGCGAGCACAACCTCAAGAACGTCTCGGTCCGCATCCCGCGCGACCGGCTGACCGTGATCACCGGGCTCTCGGGCTCGGGCAAGTCGTCGCTCGCGTTCGACACCATCTACGCCGAGGGGCAGCGGCGCTACGTCGAGTCGCTCTCGGCGTACGCCCGCCAGTTCCTCGGCCTGATGGAGAAGCCGGACGTCGACGCCATCGAGGGCCTCTCGCCCGCGATCGCCATCGAGCAGAAGACCGCCGGCCACAACCCCCGCTCCACCGTCGGCACCGTCACCGAGATCTACGACTACCTGCGCCTGCTGTGGGCGCGGGTGGGCGTGCCGCATTGTCCCAACGACGGCAGCCCGATCGAGCGCTCCAGCGCCACCCAGATCACGGACACCATCCTTGGCTGGCCGGAGGAGACCCGCATCGAGGTGCTCGCGCCGCTGGTCCGGGGCCGCAAGGGCGAGTTCCGCGACCTGTTCGAGGACGTGCAGAAGCGCGGCTTCGTGCGGGTCCGGGTGGACGGCGAGACGTACGACGTGAACGACGTGCCCACCCTCAACCGGCGCCAGAATCACGACGTGGCGGTGGTGGTGGACCGGCTGGTGGTGCGCCCCGCGGACCGCGGCCGGCTGGCCGACTCGATCGAGACGGCGCTCAAGGTGGCCGACGGCATGGTCGAGGTGATGCGCCACGCCGCGCGGGGCGGGCGCCCGGTGCCGGTGACCTTCTCGGAGCGCTTCGCCTGCCCCACCTGCGGCCTGTCGCTGCCCGAGCTGGAGCCGCGGCAGTTCTCGTTCAACTCCCCCTTCGGCGCCTGCGGCGAGTGTCACGGCGTCGGGGTGCGGCGCGAGGTGAACGCCGAGCTGATCCTGGGCGACGGCAGCATCTCCATCCTCGAGGGCGTGGTGCTCCCCTGGGGGGAGCCCACCGGCTACCTGCGGAAGGTCGTGCTCCCGACCCTGGCAAAGACCTTCAAGTTCGACCTCGCCGCCCCGTGGCGGGACCACAGCGCCGCCGCGAAACACGCGCTGCTGCACGGCGCGCCCGGCAAGAAGCTCAAGTACCAGGTGGAGGGCGCCCGGGCCCGGGACGACTACGAGAGCGAGTGGGAGGGCATCGTCGCCAACGTCTCCCGCCGCTACCGGGAGAGCTCCAGCGACGCGGTGCGCACCCAGCTCGACCAGTTCATGGTGGAGGAGCCGTGCCGCGCCTGCGGCGGCAAGCGGCTCAAGCCGGAGAGCCTCGCCGTGCACCTGGCGGGCCGGGGCATCGGCGAGATCGTGGACCTGCCGGTGTCGGAGGCGTACGAGTTCTTTGCGGGGCTGCCGATCCGGCGCGACGGGGGCGCCGGGCTGGACCCCGAGATCGCCGGCCCCATCCTCAAGGAAGTCTGCGACCGGCTGCGCTTCCTGCGCGACGTGGGCCTCGACTACCTCACCCTCGGCCGCTCGGCGGGTTCGCTCTCGGGGGGCGAGGCCCAGCGGATCCGCCTGGCCACCCAGATCGGCAGCCGGCTCACCGGCGTGCTCTACGTGCTCGACGAGCCCAGCATCGGCCTGCACCAGCGGGACAACGAGCGGCTGCTCGCCACGCTGCGCGACCTCCGCGACCTTGGCAACACCGTGCTGGTGGTGGAGCACGACGAGGACACCATCCGCGCCGCCGACCACGTGGTGGACCTCGGGCCGCGGGCCGGCCGCTTCGGCGGCGAGGTGGTGGTGGAGGGCACGGTGGACGACGTCCTGGCCCATCGCGACTCGCTCACCGGCCGCTACCTGCGCAACGAGTTGCGCATTCCCATCCCGCCCCGGCGGCGCGCCGGGGATCCGGGCCGCCGCCTCCGGCTCACCGGCGCCCGGGCCAACAACCTCCGCAACCTGGACGTCGACATCCCGCTCGGCCGGTTCGTGGCCGTCACCGGCGTGTCCGGCTCGGGGAAGTCCACCCTGGTCACGGACATCCTGTACGCCGCGCTGGCGCGGCACTTCTACCGCGCCAAGGTCATCCCCGGCGCCCACACCGCCCTCGAGGGACTCGACTTCCTCGACAAGGTCATCGACATCGACCAGAGCCCGATCGGCCGCACCCCGCGCAGCAACCCGGCCACCTACACCGGGCTGTTCACCCCGATCCGCGAGCTGTTCACGCAGCTGCCGGAGGCCAAGCTCCGCGGCTACGGGCCGGGGCGCTTCTCCTTCAACGTGAAGGGGGGGCGCTGCGAGGCCTGCGAGGGCGACGGGCTGGTCAAGATCGAGATGCACTTCCTGCCGGACGTCTACGTGCCGTGCGAGGTGTGCAAGGGCAAGCGCTACAACCGGGAGACGCTGGAGGTCCGCTACCGGGGCCGCAGCATCGCGGAGGTGCTGGACCTCACCGTGGGCGACGGGCTCGAGTTCTTCGAGGCCCAGCGCCGCATCGCCGAAAAGCTCGAGCTGCTCAACGACGTCGGGCTCGGGTACATCCACCTGGGCCAGGCGGCCACCACGCTCTCCGGCGGCGAGGCGCAGCGGGTGAAGCTCGCCACCGAGCTCGCCAAGCGGGACACCGGGCGCACCCTCTACATCCTCGACGAGCCCACCACCGGGCTCCACTTCGAGGACGTGCGGCTGCTGCTCGAGGTGCTGCACCGGCTGGTCGACAAGGGCAACAGCGTCCTCGTGATCGAGCACAACCTCGACGTCATCAAGACCGCCGACTGGATCATCGACCTGGGCCCCGAGGGGGGCCAGCGGGGCGGCGCCATCGTGGCGGCCGGTACCCCGGAAGAGGTGGCCCGGGCGCCGGAGAGCCACACCGGGGCGTTCCTCCGCCGGACCCTCGGGATCGGGGTCTGA
- a CDS encoding tetratricopeptide repeat protein: MTSYRSRATGLDSLLDELFGTAGLEGDLPADIPDAGYPLRPFAGASPQDDLVATEPRTDESPAERLYRRAVEAASRGRVSEAIHRYRELLAVDPGNVSARNNLSALLETTGDPAEALEQLSAALRVAPDNVNMLVSRAAIHGRLKSYGDAEQDLRRALRLSPEHPQAHLTLGLILWRKGVPKEAAEALRRAIALEPGNATAFYYLGEALNQAGDLPGARAALESSATLGPDHGRTFRLLGRVLDRLGKPDEAMAMYRRAKAVGDA, from the coding sequence ATGACCTCGTACCGGAGCCGGGCCACCGGCCTCGATTCGCTGCTCGACGAGCTGTTCGGCACCGCGGGCCTCGAGGGCGACCTCCCGGCGGACATCCCCGATGCCGGCTACCCGCTGCGTCCGTTCGCCGGAGCGTCGCCGCAGGATGATCTCGTGGCCACCGAGCCACGGACCGACGAGTCGCCGGCCGAACGGCTGTATCGGCGCGCGGTGGAGGCGGCCAGCCGCGGGCGGGTGAGCGAGGCCATCCACCGGTATCGCGAGCTCCTGGCCGTCGATCCGGGCAACGTGAGTGCGCGGAACAATCTCTCCGCGCTGCTCGAGACCACCGGCGACCCGGCCGAGGCACTGGAGCAGCTCAGCGCCGCGCTCCGGGTGGCCCCCGACAACGTCAACATGCTGGTCTCCCGGGCGGCCATCCACGGCCGGCTCAAGTCGTACGGCGACGCCGAGCAGGACCTGCGTCGCGCCCTCCGCCTCTCCCCCGAACATCCCCAGGCCCACCTGACCCTGGGCCTGATCCTGTGGCGCAAGGGTGTGCCGAAGGAAGCGGCCGAGGCGCTGCGGCGAGCCATCGCCCTGGAGCCCGGGAACGCCACCGCCTTCTATTATCTGGGCGAGGCGCTCAACCAGGCCGGGGACCTGCCCGGCGCCCGCGCCGCGCTGGAGTCCTCCGCCACCCTCGGCCCCGACCATGGCCGCACCTTTCGCCTGCTGGGGCGGGTCCTCGACCGCCTCGGCAAGCCGGACGAGGCCATGGCCATGTACCGCCGCGCGAAGGCCGTGGGCGACGCATGA
- a CDS encoding macro domain-containing protein — protein sequence MIQVVEQPLAGLPVDAVVRAADETLGPVGLVSRQLDAAAGPAGEAQRRVQAPLQVGAAVITGAGDLAAEFILHVVVQDADRPATRETLRRALASAWHRAEGWQLRSVGAALSGLVVGDDDAAHALVESFRDRPDATGFPAELHVTIDRPEQRQALAPWLGDGAR from the coding sequence ATGATCCAGGTGGTCGAACAGCCGCTCGCCGGCCTCCCGGTGGACGCCGTGGTCCGCGCCGCGGATGAGACGCTCGGCCCCGTGGGGCTGGTGAGCCGGCAGCTCGATGCCGCGGCCGGCCCCGCGGGCGAGGCGCAGCGGCGGGTGCAGGCCCCGCTGCAGGTCGGCGCCGCGGTGATCACCGGGGCCGGTGACCTGGCCGCCGAGTTCATCCTCCATGTGGTGGTCCAGGACGCCGACCGCCCCGCCACGCGGGAGACGCTCCGCCGCGCCCTCGCCTCCGCCTGGCACCGGGCGGAGGGATGGCAGCTGCGCTCGGTCGGAGCGGCGCTCTCCGGGTTGGTCGTGGGGGATGACGATGCCGCCCACGCCCTGGTGGAGAGCTTCCGCGACCGGCCCGACGCGACCGGATTCCCGGCCGAGCTGCACGTGACCATCGACCGGCCGGAGCAGCGCCAGGCCCTGGCGCCCTGGCTCGGCGACGGGGCGCGATGA
- a CDS encoding transglutaminase domain-containing protein yields the protein MSRRTLAGLILLAWFGALGWLVQRQYGPGPGGAESAARWPVPPGSAFLAVRLGDRQIGLATATVDTLGDSLRVSDLTTIDLPAVDTTPRRTSARVVAMYSRGLQLLRWQADVLTEQGRVASEGTVSGDTLLTEIVTAAGATPETLQVRLRRPVILPGAITLVVASRRLPRVGDKLNLEVYDPLDHEVRLARLQVTAESLFTVADSAEFSPDLRRWAAVHSDTVRAWRLDGAEAGLPVARWIDAAGMPVRVEHPLGATLDRSAFELVQTNFRAQQRAYWDTTVAAPDLRRFGGLPARRGTLRAVASRQGGRPMHLPIPAGMAGAGQAWRADTLGRDTTMADDSLAPMPPVAEPLLADDGTLAREAAAIVGAERRPEVMARRLNDWVRRSITVREGPGQAPAAVTLARRRGSPAERISLLVGLARTAGLRARRVWGLALVEGRWQQRGWVEVWADRWLAVDPDVAAIPPGADRVRLATGGQPRLLDLAVGAGALRLQVLEDDR from the coding sequence ATGAGCCGACGGACGCTCGCCGGGCTCATCCTGTTGGCGTGGTTCGGGGCCCTGGGCTGGCTGGTGCAGCGCCAGTACGGCCCCGGCCCCGGCGGTGCCGAGTCGGCAGCGCGCTGGCCGGTGCCGCCCGGCTCCGCGTTCCTCGCCGTGCGGCTCGGCGACCGCCAGATCGGGCTCGCCACCGCCACGGTGGATACCCTGGGCGACAGCCTCCGGGTCAGCGACCTCACCACCATTGACCTCCCCGCCGTGGACACCACCCCGCGCCGCACCAGCGCCCGGGTGGTGGCGATGTACTCGCGCGGGCTGCAGCTGCTCCGGTGGCAGGCCGACGTGCTCACCGAGCAGGGGCGGGTGGCCTCCGAGGGGACAGTCTCAGGCGATACGCTGCTCACCGAGATCGTGACGGCGGCCGGGGCGACGCCGGAGACCCTGCAGGTGCGGCTGCGCCGGCCGGTGATCCTGCCGGGCGCGATCACCCTGGTGGTCGCCTCGCGGCGGCTGCCGCGCGTGGGCGACAAGCTCAACCTCGAGGTCTACGACCCGCTGGACCACGAGGTCCGGCTGGCCCGGCTCCAGGTCACGGCCGAGTCGCTGTTCACGGTGGCCGACAGCGCCGAGTTCTCCCCGGACCTCCGGCGCTGGGCGGCGGTGCACAGCGACACGGTGCGCGCCTGGCGACTCGACGGCGCGGAGGCGGGGCTGCCCGTGGCGCGATGGATCGACGCCGCGGGCATGCCGGTACGGGTGGAGCATCCGCTCGGCGCCACCCTGGACCGCTCCGCGTTCGAGCTGGTGCAGACCAACTTCCGGGCCCAGCAGCGGGCGTACTGGGACACCACGGTCGCCGCCCCCGACCTGCGGCGCTTCGGCGGGCTGCCCGCACGGCGGGGCACGCTGCGCGCCGTCGCGAGCCGGCAGGGCGGCCGCCCGATGCACCTGCCCATCCCCGCGGGAATGGCCGGCGCCGGACAGGCGTGGCGCGCGGATACCCTGGGCCGGGACACCACCATGGCCGATGACAGCCTGGCGCCGATGCCGCCGGTGGCGGAACCGCTGCTGGCCGACGACGGCACCCTCGCCCGCGAGGCGGCGGCCATCGTGGGCGCCGAGCGGCGGCCCGAGGTGATGGCCCGGCGGCTGAATGACTGGGTCCGGCGGTCGATTACTGTTCGGGAGGGGCCCGGGCAGGCGCCCGCCGCGGTGACCCTGGCCCGGCGGCGGGGCTCGCCGGCGGAGCGGATCAGCCTGCTGGTGGGGCTGGCGCGGACCGCGGGGCTGCGGGCCCGCCGGGTCTGGGGCCTGGCGCTGGTGGAGGGCCGCTGGCAGCAGCGCGGCTGGGTGGAGGTGTGGGCCGACCGCTGGCTCGCGGTGGACCCGGACGTCGCGGCGATCCCGCCCGGCGCCGATCGCGTGCGCCTGGCCACCGGGGGCCAGCCACGCCTGCTCGATCTCGCCGTCGGCGCGGGCGCGCTCCGGCTCCAGGTTCTCGAGGACGACCGATGA
- a CDS encoding ABC transporter ATP-binding protein: MIRLTGLTKRYGKFTAVDAIDLEIRRGELFGFLGPNGAGKTTTMRMIAGILQPTAGRIEIAGDDLARDPIRAKSRLGFIPDRPFVYDKLTGAEFLRFVAALYGQDGEPIERRMAELLDLFELTPWKDELVESYSHGMRQKLIISSALLHKPEVIVVDEPMVGLDPKGQKFLKDLFRAFVERGGTVLMSTHTLDTVEEMCDRIGIIAGGKILACGTMAEIRQRFQGGDQKLEELFLKLTGGIIEREMDAILE; this comes from the coding sequence ATGATCCGGCTGACCGGCCTGACCAAGCGCTACGGCAAGTTCACCGCGGTGGATGCCATCGACCTCGAGATCCGGCGGGGCGAGCTGTTCGGCTTCCTGGGCCCCAATGGCGCCGGCAAGACCACCACCATGCGGATGATCGCCGGCATCCTCCAGCCCACCGCGGGCCGGATCGAGATCGCCGGCGATGACCTCGCCCGCGACCCGATCCGCGCCAAGAGCCGCCTCGGGTTCATCCCGGACCGGCCATTCGTCTACGACAAGCTCACCGGGGCGGAGTTCCTGCGGTTCGTGGCCGCGCTCTACGGACAGGACGGCGAGCCCATCGAGCGCCGCATGGCGGAGCTGCTCGACCTCTTCGAGCTCACGCCCTGGAAGGACGAGCTGGTCGAGAGCTACAGCCACGGCATGCGGCAGAAGCTGATCATCTCGAGCGCGCTGCTGCACAAGCCCGAAGTGATCGTGGTGGACGAGCCCATGGTCGGGCTCGACCCCAAGGGGCAGAAGTTCCTCAAGGACCTCTTCCGCGCCTTCGTGGAGCGGGGCGGCACGGTGCTCATGAGCACCCATACCCTCGACACCGTCGAGGAGATGTGCGACCGCATCGGGATCATCGCCGGCGGGAAGATCCTGGCCTGCGGTACCATGGCCGAGATCCGGCAGCGGTTCCAGGGCGGCGACCAGAAGCTCGAGGAGCTGTTCCTCAAGCTCACCGGCGGCATCATCGAGCGGGAGATGGATGCCATCCTCGAGTGA
- a CDS encoding threonine dehydratase produces MFTRDDLEATSRWLGGLVPPTPQIAWPLLAERYGAAEVWVKHENHLPTGAFKVRGGLHYLEHLRREEPGFGGVITATRGNHGQSIAFAARRLGLRAVIVVPQGNSREKNRAMRALGAELVEAGHDFQAAREHSIQLAEQEGLHLIPSFHPLLVRGVATYGLEWLRAVPGLHTVYVPIGMGSGICGVIAARDALGSATRVVGVVAERAPAYALSFEAGHPVATDRADTFADGIATRSPDPDALAMIRRGAERVVQVSEEGIREAMRACFSDIHQVAEGAAAAPLAALAQERDRMRGRKVGVVLSGGNIDREVYAGILAGR; encoded by the coding sequence ATGTTCACTCGTGACGACCTGGAAGCCACCAGTCGCTGGCTCGGCGGCCTGGTGCCGCCGACCCCCCAGATCGCCTGGCCGCTGCTGGCGGAGCGCTACGGCGCCGCGGAGGTGTGGGTCAAGCACGAGAACCACCTGCCCACCGGGGCCTTCAAGGTCCGCGGCGGCCTGCACTACCTGGAGCACCTCCGCCGGGAGGAGCCGGGCTTCGGCGGGGTGATCACCGCCACGCGGGGCAACCATGGCCAGAGCATCGCCTTCGCGGCGCGCCGGCTGGGGCTGCGCGCGGTGATCGTGGTGCCGCAGGGCAACAGCCGCGAGAAGAACCGCGCGATGCGGGCCCTCGGGGCGGAGCTGGTGGAGGCGGGGCACGATTTCCAGGCGGCGCGGGAGCACAGCATCCAGCTGGCGGAGCAGGAGGGGCTGCACCTGATCCCGTCGTTCCATCCGCTGCTGGTACGCGGGGTGGCCACCTACGGACTGGAGTGGCTGCGCGCGGTGCCGGGCCTGCACACGGTGTACGTGCCGATCGGCATGGGGTCGGGGATCTGCGGGGTCATCGCGGCGCGCGACGCGCTGGGCAGCGCCACGCGCGTGGTGGGGGTGGTGGCGGAGCGGGCCCCGGCCTATGCCCTCTCGTTCGAGGCGGGCCACCCCGTGGCGACCGACCGCGCCGACACCTTTGCCGACGGCATCGCTACCCGGTCACCGGACCCCGACGCGCTCGCCATGATCCGGCGCGGCGCGGAACGGGTGGTGCAGGTGAGCGAGGAGGGCATCCGGGAGGCGATGCGGGCGTGCTTCAGCGACATCCACCAGGTGGCGGAGGGCGCCGCCGCGGCGCCGCTGGCGGCGCTGGCGCAGGAGCGGGACCGGATGCGGGGACGGAAGGTGGGGGTGGTGCTGAGCGGCGGGAACATCGACCGCGAGGTCTACGCCGGCATCCTCGCGGGCCGGTAG
- a CDS encoding zinc ribbon domain-containing protein, which produces MLAEVLAAVLVGLVVVAAIISPLTRPGVTAPPGADEPEDLEETPKGIALAALREIEFDRETGKLSDEDYATLKGRYTAEALAILRQEEGPKVPEASATPTDAPGVPGDPVEAMIAERVKKLSGPAIRCPGCGPRPETDALFCSGCGRSLTVGGCASCGSPLVPGSQFCEGCGTAVAR; this is translated from the coding sequence ATGCTCGCTGAAGTCCTGGCCGCCGTGCTGGTGGGCCTCGTCGTGGTGGCCGCCATCATCAGCCCGCTGACCCGCCCCGGCGTGACCGCCCCACCCGGGGCGGACGAGCCGGAAGACCTCGAGGAAACGCCCAAGGGCATCGCCCTGGCGGCGCTGCGCGAGATCGAGTTCGACCGCGAGACGGGCAAGCTCTCGGACGAGGACTACGCCACGCTCAAGGGCCGGTACACCGCCGAGGCCCTCGCCATCCTCCGTCAGGAGGAAGGACCGAAGGTGCCCGAGGCCAGCGCGACGCCGACGGACGCCCCGGGGGTTCCCGGCGACCCGGTGGAGGCCATGATCGCCGAGCGGGTGAAGAAGCTCTCGGGCCCGGCCATCCGCTGTCCCGGCTGCGGCCCGAGGCCGGAGACGGACGCGCTGTTCTGCTCCGGCTGCGGCCGGTCCCTGACGGTGGGGGGCTGCGCCAGCTGCGGGTCGCCGCTGGTGCCCGGCAGTCAGTTCTGCGAGGGGTGCGGCACCGCCGTCGCGCGCTGA
- a CDS encoding cytochrome c-type biogenesis protein CcmH, whose amino-acid sequence MNRRGFLGGLGRAAAAGAVVAGLAPRAGVGQGQEVLPGQGEAGTLRDPASAGRSRERVTDHDNDAMITGVEKRMQCTCGCTLDIYTCRTTDFTCTYSPALHKEVVALAQDGKTADEIVAAFVEKYGEKVLMAPKPEGFNIAGYVVPGVAILLVAGAMLVILRQRTRSLQLRTVAAVPGDAAPMAPGTLRAVTAAPPASSDELARLERELRELDS is encoded by the coding sequence ATGAACCGACGGGGGTTTCTCGGTGGCCTGGGCCGCGCAGCGGCCGCTGGCGCCGTCGTGGCCGGGCTCGCGCCCCGCGCCGGGGTGGGGCAGGGACAGGAGGTGCTGCCTGGGCAGGGGGAGGCGGGAACGCTGCGCGATCCCGCGTCGGCCGGCCGGTCCCGGGAGCGGGTCACCGACCACGACAACGACGCCATGATCACCGGCGTCGAGAAGCGGATGCAGTGCACCTGCGGCTGCACCCTCGACATCTACACCTGCCGGACCACCGACTTCACCTGCACCTACTCCCCGGCGCTGCACAAGGAAGTGGTGGCGCTGGCCCAGGACGGGAAGACCGCCGACGAGATCGTGGCGGCCTTCGTGGAGAAGTACGGCGAGAAGGTCCTGATGGCTCCCAAGCCGGAGGGATTCAACATCGCCGGCTACGTGGTGCCCGGGGTGGCCATCCTGCTGGTGGCTGGCGCCATGCTGGTGATCCTGCGCCAGCGGACCCGTTCCCTCCAGCTGCGGACCGTGGCGGCCGTCCCGGGCGACGCTGCCCCGATGGCGCCGGGCACCCTGCGGGCCGTGACCGCCGCGCCGCCGGCCTCCTCCGATGAGCTGGCCCGACTCGAACGTGAACTGCGGGAGCTCGACTCGTGA